A portion of the Suricata suricatta isolate VVHF042 chromosome 11, meerkat_22Aug2017_6uvM2_HiC, whole genome shotgun sequence genome contains these proteins:
- the MMP3 gene encoding stromelysin-1, with the protein MQSLLTLLLLCVAACSAYPVDRAAEDGDSSMDLVQQYLENYYNFAKDVKQFVRSRDSGPVVKKIREMQKFLGLEVTGKPDPDTLAMIRKPRCGVPDVGQFSTFPGMPKWRKTHLTYRIVNYTLDLPREAVDSAIEKALEVWAEVTPLTFSKIFEGEADIMIFFAVRDHGDFNPFDGPGNILGHAYAPGLGINGDAHFDDDEQWTRDTSGTNLFLVAAHELGHSLGLYHSADPRALMFPVYNALTDLTRFRLSQDDVNGIQSLYGPPPSSPDGPAVPTESVPPGPETPAMCDPTLSFDAISSLRGEILFFKDRHLWRKSLRTPEPGFYLISSFWPSLPSGLDAAYEETSKDIVLIFKGNQFWAIKGTEVRAGYPKDIHTLGFPRSVRKIDAAVFDKEKKKTYFFVGDRYWRFDEKRQSMEPDFPKKIAEDFPGVNSTVDAAFEAFGFYYFFSGSSQLEFDPNAKKVTHVLKSNSWLNC; encoded by the exons CAATACCTAGAGAACTACTACAACTTTGCAAAGGATGTGAAACAGTTTGTTAGAAGCAGGGACAGCGGTCCTGTTGTTAAAAAAATCCGAGAAATGCAGAAGTTCCTCGGGTTGGAGGTGACGGGGAAGCCGGACCCTGACACTCTGGCGATGATACGCAAGCCCAGGTGTGGTGTTCCTGACGTTGGCCAGTTCTCCACCTTCCCAGGCATGCCCAAGTGGAGGAAAACTCACCTTACCTACAG GATTGTGAATTATACACTGGATTTGCCAAGAGAGGCTGTTGATTCTGCCATTGAGAAGGCTCTGGAAGTCTGGGCAGAGGTGACGCCACTTACTTTCTCCAAGATTTTTGAAGGAGAGGCTGACATAATGATCTTTTTTGCTGTTagag ATCATGGAGACTTTAACCCTTTTGATGGACCTGGAAATATTTTGGGTCATGCCTACGCTCCAGGGCTCGGCATTAATGGAGACGCTCACTTTGACGATGATGAACAGTGGACAAGGGACACATCAG GAACCAATTTATTCCTTGTGGCTGCTCATGAACTTGGCCATTCCCTGGGTCTCTATCACTCGGCTGACCCCAGAGCTTTGATGTTCCCCGTCTACAATGCGCTCACAGACCTGACCCGCTTCCGCCTTTCCCAAGATGATGTGAACGGCATCCAGTCCCTGTATG GTCCTCCCCCTTCATCCCCTGATGGCCCTGCGGTGCCCACAGAATCTGTGCCTCCAGGACCTGAAACACCAGCCATGTGTGACCCTACTTTGTCCTTTGATGCCATCAGTTCTCTGAGAGGAGAAATCCTGTTCTTTAAAGACAG ACATTTGTGGCGCAAGTCCCTCAGGACACCTGAGCCTGGATTTTATTTGATCTCTTCGTTTTGGCCATCGCTACCTTCAGGCTTAGATGCCGCATATGAAGAGACTAGCAAggatattgttttaattttcaaag GAAATCAGTTCTGGGCCATCAAAGGAACCGAGGTACGAGCAGGTTATCCAAAAGACATCCACACGCTGGGTTTTCCTCGGAGTGTAAGGAAAATAGATGCCGCTGTTTTtgataaggaaaagaagaaaacatacttCTTTGTAGGGGACCGTTACTGGCG ATTTGATGAGAAGAGACAGTCCATGGAGCCAGACTTCCCCAAGAAAATAGCAGAAGACTTTCCAGGTGTTAACTCGACGGTTGATGCTGCTTTTGAAGCCTTTG GATTTTACTATTTCTTCAGTGGATCTTCACAGTTGGAGTTTGACCCAAATGCAAAGAAAGTGACACATGTTTTGAAAAGCAACAGCTGGTTGAATTGTTGA